GCTGGGCCTCGAAGGGAACCCAGCCTCCGTCCGGGCCAATGGCGAGCACCACCCGCGTGGCGCGCGTGATGTCCCGGGCCTGGAGGGAGAGGCTGGCGGGCGGGTGGGGGAGCAGGCGCAGCGGCTCCGGGCCGAAGACGGCGTCCAGCTCGTCCTCGACGAAGGGGCGGAAGCGCTCGCGGATCAGCACCTCCGGCATGCGTGTGTCGCGGGCCTGCTCCAGTCCCTGGAGGAGCAGCTCGCGGACGAAGGCCTCGTTGAGCACCTTGGAGTCGAAGTAGCTCTTCTCCACGCGGGCCGCGTTCACCAGCACGATGCGGTCCACGCCCAGGGACGCCACGGCGGGCAGGACCTTCTTGAGCGCCTTGGGGCGGGGGATGGCCAGGAG
This DNA window, taken from Corallococcus coralloides DSM 2259, encodes the following:
- a CDS encoding 16S rRNA (uracil(1498)-N(3))-methyltransferase: MNLLLLFDEDFQPDGTARLTGRRAQHAREVLKAEPGESLRVGRLNGLTGTGEVLENAPGLLHLRVELTDPPPPRAGVDLLLAIPRPKALKKVLPAVASLGVDRIVLVNAARVEKSYFDSKVLNEAFVRELLLQGLEQARDTRMPEVLIRERFRPFVEDELDAVFGPEPLRLLPHPPASLSLQARDITRATRVVLAIGPDGGWVPFEAQLLEAHGFLPFSLGPRILRVETAVPVLLGQVTLLKAPAP